In Betta splendens chromosome 3, fBetSpl5.4, whole genome shotgun sequence, the genomic window TGTTTTACTACTATACATGATGCAAAGTGGGGTTAAAAAGGTTGTGTTTTGGCTAAATGACTGACAGAACTGCTCTAAGTTCCTCCCAGATTCACGTGCATCCCATTGTTACGCTGGCTCAATAACCAAACCCTGAGTAAATTGCACTGGCTGCGAACTGGTGCACGCATGCGCACTGATTTGCTTGacaacatatttcatatttgacTCACTTGTGGATGCTAGTGTTTCGTTGGAGCAACGTATTAATATTGGTGTACAAACATACACAACAATAGATGCTGTATCATTGCTCATAGCATAACGGGGGTTTTAGGTAACGTTGGGCTAATTTCTAGCCCCTGCATTGATACAATGTCAATAAAGTTAGAGTGAAGCGTGGGCTAAGGCTGGTCAGCGGTACGTGACAGCCCCGTGTCTCTGTGGGGGTCTCTGTCTGTAGCTACCGTCCGCTCCTAGGCTTTAGTTCGCCATTAGCTGAATGAGATTAGAGGCACAGCGCGAGTTAACATTAGCTCCATCTTAATCAGTTTAGCTCTGACTTCACCAGTTAGCTGTTTAGCTAACAGCCAGGCAACCAGCGTTATATGAAAGTTGCGCTAAAACCTCTTCTTACGTGTGCTACATTACTACAGTATCACAAACTGTTGTCATAGCAACCAGTTACATTTGCTCAACTAAGCCTTAACTAGCTTTAGGTTTGCACTTACCGCCGACGGCAGCACTTCATCCGCCATCTTGGGATGATCAACACTACaagctgttgccatggatacaTCTCAGGAATGCGGACGATTGTTGCCAGGTTGGACATGTTTAGGGTTGCCAGATTTGAtgtgtaacattaatgaaaACTAAGATAACAACCGTACCAGCTTAACTAACTAGCCTAACTAGTTGTTGCGATCACTATGTACTTTAAACTAAGAATACAACACCTTTCATCAGACTTGAAACAGTAACATTTAATTAGTTTGTAAAGAATAAACAACCCATTATTAATAGTCATGTCAAGCCCTAAACCGTTCTGGCTGATATTTGGCAAATATTTTAGAAAAACTGTTTTGGGAAAGTTATGCTGGTTTGATTAAAGAGTGGGTGGAGCAGGGTGCAATAACAAAACCTTTGACCAAAGGACTGCTGCGATATAAAAACAGTTAAGAGCCACTGTAATAGACATGATGGAAGTGGTGGAAATTGCAGGTATTAAAAGCTGCTCGCCCACTCAGCGGCTGATGAGTTCTCGTCTCCTTCCTTGGAGCTGAAAACACTCCCGTGTGATGCCAGTGTTAGACTGAGACTGTCTTATTTCCATAGGATATTCCCTAATATGAGTCCTAACGTGCCATACAACCCTCCACAGTCAAAAATTCAAAACAGCAGTCagtttattaaatgttaaaaccGAGAACCGTTTCCAACAACTTTCCCTGCAAGAATTAATTAAATAGGTAACCATTATATACACAGGACACCAAATTAAACACAATGATCATAAAACAGGTTCTCTGTAAAGACAAACTCAGTGGTGAAAAACAAATGCCTGGTGCCTTCATCTCGACAAACCGATGGGTTACACCTGAAGGAAGGCCCAGAAGTTACAATGAAATAAAGTGATTCAGTGTTACAGCGACAAAAAGGGGAGATCTGGACAGaaaacagtatatatatatatatatatatatatatatatatatatatagacaagtaaaaatacaaatgCAGTAAGAAGGTACAAACTACTCAGTAACACCACTCCTCTCTATAGTTGAATGCATAATTGATAAGTCTTGTGTTCTTTGTGCTCATGAACGCGCATCTTAATAAATGCATTAAATTCTAAACGCAGCTCTGTAACCACACATTCATACAACTGCATCAGCTTTCACTGTAATCACTGCAAGAGTTCATGATAGAACATTTCCTTTAGTACCTGACTATATAAAAGTGTGACAGTAATTTACCCAAAAGCTTTTTTAAATCTCACTTCATCTAACTCATTAAGTTGATCAACACAGCATGAAAAAGACCTTCATCCCATTACCTTCACTGATCACCTGTTCATCCTATACAGTAGCAGTAACCTGATGTATCTCACTTTACAGGGAAGCCAGTCTGACTGCAATAACTTCAAAATTTAAAGAGTAAAGTGTCGGCTACTTTACGCGGTTAAAGAGACTCCTTAccctgtacagtaaatatacgCAAAACATTCTCATGTCAAGTTTTCTATTTCTGTGATCAATTCTTCTTTTGTATGAAAAACTGACAGAATGACTTTTACTGGTGCTACattaacacatgaataatgaaacaGAACTCCTAATACATTGCACTAGCATTACCAGTGACCGTGTTGCTGATGCCTACATATTTACTGTTCATTAAATTAGGAGTTTTTTCTATGCACCTTCTGCCTTTTGTGCCTAAACCTCAGCACATCATTTCTAACATTGCCCAGACTAAATCTGATATCAATATTTGACTTTAGAGCAGTTTAAATAATAACGTCATAAAGAGTTCcaacaccagtgtgtgtgtgtgtaaaggtttgtaCTCTAAGTGAACACACAGTCAGGTGTAACCACACCTGAATATGTTTCAGCTTAGACTCGTTTGTTGTTTGCCCTTTACATTTAGTAATACCCCTCTTCTCCCCAAACCTTTTCAAGATCTGTGTAATGGCTAGTTTTGTATGTTGGTCAGGGAGACTAGCCTGTAGCCTCAGGATGTGGGTCTAATTCCCCTGGCCCCGGCCGAAGGCTCCctgtgcagcagaggaggcagcgccgGTCGCTGCCGTCTGGAAGGATCGGTTGGTTAGAACTCCCTGGGAGAACTCCTGCTGGGCCTTGGAGAAGCTGGCACCTGTTCTTCTGTACTTAGAATGGACCTGTGTACACGTGAAGCAGCGTCAGGTGAATGTTGTGTGGAGAAACTCACCGCACACCTGAGTCAAAGCAACACAAGCTGAACTAATGAAAAGTAAGGAGAATGTATGATTGTACCATTTTCAGTAGGATGATGGCCAGGACAGCGTTTACAGTGAAAAACCCAGCTACCACCATCataaccacagccacagccaggtTAGGCGTGATCATGGAGATAGCCGTGATCCATCCGCTGTCAACAAAAAGGAATACCAACAAACGTCATGACAGCCCCTTTACAACATTTACTTTACATATACTATTCTGTACAACTGGTGGTTGGCAATAAAAACAACTTAATGGAAAAGTATGAGCTCTATATATGAGTGAGTGCTGGAAAACAGGAAAGCCTGATATTATATGACGCAGACAAGAAAcctaaagagaaaagttctacACACTTACAAATCAGCAACCCAGACAAGTTAGGGCAGCAGGAATCTGTCAGAGAGATGCAAGAGAGGAGATACAGGGCAAGAAGTCTCAAAGGCGTGAAGGAAGACGCTTCTGCTGATCTACCATCATCATGAACAGAGACTCTAGGACGTATTTACAAAACATCAAATCTTCCTGAAACTCGTCACAGACTTAAAACTTTAGTCCTAAAGGCTTTGTGACTTATAAGGTTTCCTCACTCAGGCAGAAACTACTTTGAGAGAGAGTTTTGTAAATAAGGCCCTTAGACAACAGCCTCATGCATCTAGACCCCCTTTAGGCTTTCACCCCCACTGATGGTTAGTGAGTTGCACTGACCTGTTCCCCCATTTAGGGATGCCCACAGACTGGATGATGTACACGGCCACttgaaagaaaaagacaaagaagaagaagaagaagctgaaggagctgtCAGACCTGCGGAGAAGAGACAAAAGCAGTCGTTTGCAGCCACGTCAAAGTACAGATTTTGCAATTATTACACAATGACAAAATATTTCAAAGCTTTGGTAATTCTGTATCCCATAAAATCCCATTAAAGCATAGAAGCTCTGCAGATATTAATAAAGCTAGAGAACAGGGTGGGATGAGTGTCAAAGAGCAATTATAACAAGCATCTGAGGCTCAACCTAgtgatgcagctgcagaatGATACAtctaaattaattaatatatggccactttaaataaaataatgaacaatGCAAGgcagcattattattattattatcatcatcatcttctacTGGTGAACATCACACCTGAAGGCCTTGTAGACAGGTCTGTACCAGCAGACGAAGGACACGGGGGTGAAGAGGATGAACCAGAGGATGGACAGACCGAAGTCGACCCCGTTCCCAGAGTCAACGGTGAAGGAAGCCAGACAAGCCAACACGTTGAGGAAGAGAGTGGACGAGTGGACTAAGGAGACAAACAGCAAACCAATCCAGGGCAGTGAGGATGCTGGAGCTTGGGCAAATATTCAAAATATCATCCAATGCAAATCATTGTTTGTTCAATGAGCCATGTTCATTAGAGAAGATATTTTACAAGCCAACGTGGGTCAACCACACCACGTTACAGACCCACAATGCACGCAGGGTACATACACATCCACAGGTAATACATTCTCCTGCAGATCCTGCGGTACTCCTCAGGGATCTCCTCCTCAAAGTCCTGGTAGAAGCACGGCTTCACAGGGGAGAAGCTGGGAAGCGGTGGCCAGTTGTTCTCTTTAACTGAAACACAACAGCTGGATTGTCAGCGTCTGTGCTGTGTGCGTCTCTATACGGAAACCGATGCGGCCGCTCACCTCCCGCGCTCCCTCCTCCAGATGCTCGGTTCTGGAGCTCCCTCTCCTTCCGGTCCAGCTCGGCGGCCttccgctccagctcctcctgctgtcgGACCAGGTCCGCCTGGGCGGCGGCCGCCGTCGCCTGACGGGAGACAGTTCAATGTggtttgtgcagcagcagctgtcatgTAGCAGATACTGAAACCGGCCTCAGCAGCCCTGTGGTTTCACCACTGACACCCGCCTCAAACAAGGGCTTATGAACATTCAAACAGGCTCTGCCTGCTAGAATCAGCAAGTCTGTTGGTCTTTAGTGGAGACTCGTCTAACAATGTTAAATAGCCCAGAGTCTCTTCCTTCACAAGACAAAGTGTACTAAATGGAATGAATGAACATTTGTCCTAGAGCTGAAGCCACAAACCTTCCTTCTAATGGAACTCTGAGCACTCACCTTGCGGCTCTGCTCCACGGACGTCTGCAGCACCGCGGGCTGGGAGGCGCCGGCGGCCACGGGGATGGTGGTGTCCGAGTGGTTTCCCTGCGACACAGCACGTCTCAACCAAGTCAGTGTCCCTGCATCATAAAAGCACGGTGGCCGATAACAGGACGGGAACGAACCGTGCTGACGGAGGTGAAGGGATTGAAGTCTCCGAGGCTCGAGGCGGCTCTGCTGGTGGCCTGAGTGACGGAGGCATCCTGACGAAACAAACAACACCAAAGAACAGCTGTGGCGTCAGCGCGAGCTCCCTGCAGTGACGCGTCCAGGAGCAGCACCTGCGGCCCAACGGCCGTCCACGCAACTAGCAGACGTGACTCCGTAGAACGAATTCAAATAAACACACGTCCTGTGATGCTGTTCATCGCTGTAATGTTGTTAGACGTAGAAACCAGCGCAACCCGCTCAGGTTGCTCCTTTTCCACGCACTGCGCCGTGAATCACCGCGTCGCTCGAAGACCTGTTTACCAAAAGCTGCCTGTTCTACAGAAGCCTTCTGGAAATGGCGCGCGCAGGAGCAGCGCTCAGCTGATGCCACGGGTCCGCGAGCACCTGTTCCCGCGGCTTCCTACCTGCGCAGGTGCGCCGGAGCCCACGCGCCGCCTGACGAAAACCCTCCATAAGACCTGTTCACGTCTTTGACTTCCACGTTTGACACTTTGAAGCAGAGGCGACTCTTTAGCCAGGAAATGCCGAGGCCAAACCCAGCAACCAACCAAACAGGTTCTGTTACAGCATAGCTCCTTCTGTCTTCACTTTACGTGTCCGAAGTCTCGCCACGGCACAAAGGAACCAAAGCCGGAGCCTCACCTGAAACGGGTTCACGTCCACCGGATCCGCAAAGGGGTTGCTGTCAAACTCAGACATCGCGTATAAAAGTTGAACCTTGTGTGAAATGAACAAAGCGACAGCTCCCGTGTCCCCTGCGGCTGCTCCCGACTTCTAGCGCTACTGTGACACAAGGCCTCTGCGCATGCGCCGCTCCAAAGGCGCACCAGCGTCACCGGAGGCTGACCCGGGTCGTTTCTAATCAATTACTCGGAGTTTCTTTTTGAAAATAGTGACACCTGGCTTCTCTCACAACGCTAATTCAGTCGGCTGAGCCATGTCTCATAGAACAGGAAGCAGCCTACGATGACAGAACATAGAAACATGGGGTTCATGAATGCCTGAACAAATCTTAGTTACTTAAAAATTCAGAATAATAAAATTACACCCCCTTGGTTTTGTACTAGAAACGCACAAGGAAATGCTCCAGTCCTGCCTGTTCTCCAGGCATCCCTTGCCCACCTCCTGCCCAAAGGTTTGATAATAAATTCAAACGCTGGAAATGACAGAATGgtacaaaaacaagcagaacagAGGTCCTCGAGCACCAGGGTTGGACACAGCGTCCTGACTAGTAACTTCCTCATGAGGGGAGGAGACAACAGAACGTTAAAGCTCGAAAAAACCTGGAATGTGTTAGTGGATATGTTCCTGCTACAATGTACAAACTCAATGGAGCTGAACAGGAAATGTAGGGCTGATAAAGGTCAATTATAAAAGATGAGATAAAGGGTGAATTAAGGTAATGTCTTTTGAAATGGACATGCAGTAAAACGATACTTCTTTATTTGTGGGAAAAATTAAGGTTGATTAAGTTTGGCTGCTCGTTCCCTTCATTGCAGCACATATTCACTGTTCCATTGTTCCATACTTACTAAAAAACAGCTGCATTCATTTTGTGACAAGATGTTGTAGTGATGATCACTGCATGTAGTCTCAGTACTCATGTTAATCACTGCAGTAATGATTCTACACAAGGTTCTTTGTGAAATCCAGGCAGTGACATTTTGGCCTGGCAGTAAATATCACACTGGTTTGGTAGCGATAACGCAGAATAAATTACTGAGCACAAATCTGTAGCTAACCTATAATTAAGAAGAATTCTTATGAAGTATGATTCTTCCAGACACACTTTAAAAAGCACGGGTGAAACAGTGAaacaatagaaataaaaatagcTGAAATGCATTTAGCTGGTTATCGTTACACTGTCACTGTGAAAGCAACATTTCTATGGACGTAAACAGCATCACCTACTGTGAcagtgtatgtactgtacagcataatgataaaattatattttaacatttatttaggCATTAGAGCTAAATTGAGACAATGAGCCCTcgataaaagaaaaaacaacagcagaattCTCGTTAAAAATGACAGGAGGCCGATTTGATGCTTTTCTCAGTTGCTATTGAGCAAACACTTTAGGAACAGAAGGTGAAGGTGGGCTGGGTAACCACACAATGGCATCTGTACACACAAACttagctgtacagtacattacaacTGTTATATGGCTGTCAAGCAGTGACgcagagatttcacacacaTCGGACATTCGTGGCAGCGCTGGGATCCCTCGCTGGAACACGCACCAGCTGACTTGGTCCCTTTGATGGCATTATTCCTCCCCGTAACGGGGAAACGAAAGCAGCACGAACTAAAAACAACCAAGTGCTTTTTCTTTCTCGCACGTTAGGTCACGCATGAGCACTACGCacatgctctcacacacacgcacacacagacacacacactctgacgtGTAAATCATCCACTGCCAAAATCCGTACAACTCTGTccaggataataataataaaaaagataaatatttGACTTCAACTACCCAGCAGAGACTGGTGTTCTggttttgtacagtatttataccTGTATATTATATGCTATAAAGAATTCTGTGCCAttaaaatttattaaataaaagaaaaaaaaaaacatttgtaacAAGAGCAACCGCTGCTACGTCACCTTGTTAGAAACCACAACTcaaagcagttttttaattatcGTGAGCTTTAAGTTCACTGCAACATCCGTGATGTTGCTGGTTGTCGTCTTCTTTATTGTAACACGGCTTCAGGGCCTCAGAATGGAACATTCCCTTTTCCGTCTTCCATCTCAGGGCGTCTCCTCTTGGGGCTGAGCGAGGAGCTGCCAAGGCACTGAGAGCATGAGTGGCATCTTAGTCCTGGGAGGAGGAGCCCGTCGGCCGATCTGTCCTCCTCTGGAGGCGGAAACGCCGTACGCGGCACTTGGGGACACTTCTTTGCAAAAAAAGGCTAAGAAAACATGCtgagggaggtggaggtcagaggtcaccgggTCACTGTCACACAGGCGCTTGGACAAGGAGCACGTTGGCGTCTCCGCGTCCTTCATACCATGAATTCACTGCTGCCGTACATCACCACCTGCTGCGGCACGTCTGCGGCGTCGCCGCTGCGGccgtcgtcgccgccgccgtctctgGCCGACCTCGAGTGCCTGCTGGCCTTCAGCTTCTGCCGGCCCTTCTCAGGGTTGAAGGTGCCTCTGCTGGTGAACTGGGGTCTCTCGCCGTACGCGCCTTCGGGGTCTCCTGTGGGGCTGTCCAGGCTGTCGGACTGCGAGGGgtgcgctgcgttcagggactGCGTTTTGGAGTGGAAACGAAAGCGCCGGGTGGTcgcggaggaggacgaggacgatgGGTTAAAGTGTGACGACGAAGAGTAGGAGGAAACGCTGGAGCAGGAGTCCACGGAGTCGAGGGAGTCCGGCTGGCGACGGAGAGTGTGGCGCCGGGGGCTCTTCATAGCTCTAGAAGTCAGTCTCTCTGTAATCACAGACGATGTTTGTCtcagtagagtgtgtgtgtgtgtgtgtgtgtgtgtgtgtgtgtgtgtgtgtgtgtgtgtgtgtggaaggaggTTGATGTGTCCTATATAATATCATACCAGAGAGGTCACAAATGGTTGCCTCAGAGTCCACATTGAGGTTTTCGGAGCTGTCAGCTGTACCGATGGAGGCCTCCGACTCCAAGGTCTCATCATCTGAAGCTCGTGGCTCCAAAGACAACATCTCAAAAGTCAGTTCCTCTCTGTGAAAGGAAAATGCACCCAGATGAGATGAGTTTGGATGAACATGACTCACTTCGGTTCCAGAACTATTCAAATGCAGTGACTTTACTTCTCTTTCTGCAGGTTTTCGATTTGCTCCGTCAGCACCCGCTCCTCGTGCTGCATGACCGTCTGCTGATGCTCAGAGACCTCAGTCAGTGACTCCGCTCCCTCTTCAACCCGACTCCCCTCCATCACAGCATCAGATGCTGGTGGAAGCTGAGGGCTCACTGGAGGTGAGGATGTGTAGGAGCTCTGTCGCTGGATGTGGCCTTTGCCCTGAGAAACGAGTCAGAGATGTTTTATCACTAATGTGGACATTATACTGAAGACCATAGACAGTAAAAGACACTGttacattcacattcacacctcTCACTCACTCTAAAAGACACAGCACGATGACACAAATGTTACCTTTAAAGCTGCATTCGAGTGCTcagagcaaaataaaataaaataatcactGATACAGACGCTGATGAGGATTTTCAATTTGTCCTAATTCTAATTTTAGTTTGTCCACGGAGACACACCAAAACAATCCACTATTTATAGTCTACACTCTACATTGAATCAAAGCCTGACTGCAAAATTACCATCAACAACAAGGCAGAAGCAACAGAGCCTtaatctgacaaacaaacagcagtgatCAGCACCACGGCCTCAGACATGGAGGATGTGTAGATACCGTGGAGTGTGTTAGTTAATCCAACAGCTACTAGTACAGTCTGTGTTAGAGGAAAGGACTGCAGACGGAACGTCAGGGTATGAGCCATCTTACCTTGGAGCGTCGGATCAGGGTCAGCCTTCTCTTGGCCTTGTTCTCAGCAAATTCCAGGGTACAGATGTCTTTCAGTCGCACTTTGTACTTATTCATCTGCTCACAGATGATTAGTTCTACACACCTGTGGAGGAACGAAAAGACATAAAAGCACGCGTTCCTCTGAAAAGGATGCGCTCGCGGCTGGCGCCCGCTCGTCTGCTCTTACGCCGTGGTTTTGCTGATGTCCTGGACGCTCTGCAGCGGGTCGATGGTGTCGGGACAGCGGAGGATGCAGGGGGCGAAAACGATGGCGAGGGCGTTGGCGGACATGCGGTTGGTGTCCTCCTGCAGCGCGATCCTGGAAGCGCGAACGCAGCGTGAGAAGAGTCTGCGCGGAGTCTGAAACCAGCCGCGACTGGTGAGTCTCACCTGACCAGATGGAAAATGAGGCGCTCCAGGGTGTTCAGCTGCGTTCTGCTCAGCTGGTCGATGACACAATAAACCCCGCGGGTCATTTCCTTTTTATCCTGCAAACCTGAAGAGGCGCAGGTCTGTTT contains:
- the scamp2l gene encoding secretory carrier membrane protein 2, like, with translation MSEFDSNPFADPVDVNPFQDASVTQATSRAASSLGDFNPFTSVSTGNHSDTTIPVAAGASQPAVLQTSVEQSRKATAAAAQADLVRQQEELERKAAELDRKERELQNRASGGGSAGVKENNWPPLPSFSPVKPCFYQDFEEEIPEEYRRICRRMYYLWMFHSSTLFLNVLACLASFTVDSGNGVDFGLSILWFILFTPVSFVCWYRPVYKAFRSDSSFSFFFFFFVFFFQVAVYIIQSVGIPKWGNSGWITAISMITPNLAVAVVMMVVAGFFTVNAVLAIILLKMVHSKYRRTGASFSKAQQEFSQGVLTNRSFQTAATGAASSAAQGAFGRGQGN